In Acidiphilium acidophilum, one genomic interval encodes:
- the nagA gene encoding N-acetylglucosamine-6-phosphate deacetylase — protein MILAAPRLFRDGRFEAEGALVIEAGRIVAVLGHIPADADLILPHGILAPGLIDLHNNGAFGIDCATADTDGFEHLCRSLAQSGVTSFLPTIITAPIPDLHDAAARIRTAIGALTAAPLAQMPGLHLEGPFLARARRGAHRADWLLTPDAPTLETLLAPDALRATLRLITLAPELPHAIAAIERLTRSAIAIALGHTDADAATATRAIEAGARLATHVFTAMRPFHHRDPGMIGVALTDPRLAACFIADGVHSDPIALRLGFAATGMRAVAVTDSISLAGLPRGSTTAFGGAGAIAEGGAARRPDGTLTGATITLDEGIRRLIAAGIPPEAALHAATQAPAHAIGLTDRGRLAAGCRADLIWLDDDFNVQNTWIAGVPIRPVASAPPRKPRLPATETLNPSATDLDEQPSEAIIALLFAQEAHAQHALRRIAPALATLADAVALKLREGGRLFYAGAGTSGRLAVLDAVECGPTFSLPPGIIIPLIAGGDAAIAGAVEGAEDDTEAASRLLAHHGIGPGDALIGIAASGSTPFTRAALSHAKAAGALTGCIVNSAGIMTDEVDHSIVIASGAEVLAGSTRLSAGTTQKIALNALSTTIMIRLGKSFGPYMVDLRATNLKLRDRATRIVAAIAGCDAATARALLERCDFEVKTALVMHRHDLDPTAARAHLAGHRSHLRHALSSRPTA, from the coding sequence ATGATCCTCGCCGCGCCGCGCCTGTTCCGCGACGGAAGGTTCGAGGCGGAGGGCGCACTCGTGATCGAGGCGGGCCGGATCGTCGCGGTGCTCGGCCATATCCCGGCCGATGCCGATCTCATCCTGCCCCACGGCATCCTCGCCCCCGGGCTGATCGACCTCCACAATAACGGCGCCTTCGGGATCGACTGCGCGACGGCGGATACCGACGGTTTCGAACATCTCTGCCGCAGCCTCGCCCAATCCGGCGTCACCAGTTTCCTTCCCACGATCATCACCGCCCCGATCCCCGATCTGCACGATGCCGCCGCCCGCATCCGCACCGCGATCGGGGCCTTGACCGCCGCACCCCTCGCGCAAATGCCCGGACTCCATCTCGAAGGCCCGTTTCTCGCCCGCGCCCGGCGCGGCGCGCATCGCGCCGACTGGCTGCTGACCCCCGACGCGCCGACGCTGGAGACATTGCTCGCCCCCGACGCCCTGCGCGCCACTCTGCGCCTGATCACCCTCGCCCCGGAACTGCCGCACGCCATCGCCGCCATCGAGCGCCTGACCCGATCGGCCATCGCCATCGCCCTCGGCCATACCGATGCGGATGCCGCGACCGCAACCCGCGCGATCGAGGCCGGTGCCCGCCTCGCAACCCATGTCTTCACCGCGATGCGCCCGTTCCACCATCGCGATCCGGGGATGATCGGCGTCGCCCTGACCGATCCGCGCCTTGCCGCCTGCTTCATCGCCGATGGCGTCCACTCTGACCCGATCGCGCTGCGCCTCGGCTTCGCCGCCACAGGGATGCGCGCCGTCGCGGTGACCGATTCGATCAGCCTCGCCGGACTGCCGAGAGGCAGCACGACCGCCTTTGGCGGTGCAGGCGCGATCGCCGAAGGCGGTGCCGCCCGCCGCCCGGACGGCACCCTGACCGGCGCGACCATCACCCTCGATGAGGGTATCCGCCGCCTGATCGCCGCCGGCATCCCGCCCGAAGCCGCGCTCCACGCCGCCACCCAGGCCCCCGCCCATGCCATCGGCCTCACCGACCGGGGCCGCCTCGCTGCCGGATGCCGCGCCGACCTGATCTGGCTCGACGATGATTTCAACGTCCAGAACACCTGGATCGCCGGGGTGCCGATCCGCCCGGTCGCGAGCGCACCACCCCGCAAGCCCCGCCTGCCCGCGACCGAAACGCTCAATCCCTCGGCGACCGATCTCGATGAGCAACCGAGCGAGGCGATCATCGCCCTCCTGTTCGCCCAGGAAGCTCACGCCCAGCACGCCTTGCGCCGCATCGCCCCCGCCCTCGCCACGCTCGCCGATGCCGTCGCGCTGAAACTCCGTGAAGGGGGCCGCTTGTTCTACGCCGGGGCCGGCACCTCGGGCCGCCTCGCCGTGCTCGATGCGGTGGAATGCGGCCCGACCTTCTCCCTGCCGCCGGGCATCATCATCCCCCTGATCGCCGGAGGCGATGCGGCAATCGCCGGTGCGGTCGAAGGGGCGGAGGACGATACCGAAGCCGCATCCCGGCTGCTCGCCCACCACGGTATCGGCCCCGGCGACGCCCTGATCGGCATTGCCGCCTCGGGCAGCACGCCCTTCACCCGCGCTGCCCTCAGCCACGCCAAAGCCGCGGGCGCGCTCACCGGCTGCATCGTGAACAGTGCCGGCATCATGACCGACGAGGTCGATCATTCCATCGTCATCGCCTCCGGCGCGGAAGTCCTTGCCGGCTCGACCCGCCTTTCCGCCGGCACCACCCAGAAAATCGCGCTGAATGCGCTCTCCACCACCATCATGATCCGCCTCGGCAAGAGCTTCGGCCCCTACATGGTCGATCTCCGCGCGACCAACCTCAAGCTGCGCGACCGCGCCACCCGCATCGTCGCCGCGATCGCCGGCTGCGATGCCGCAACCGCGCGCGCCCTGCTGGAACGCTGCGATTTCGAGGTCAAAACCGCACTCGTCATGCACCGCCACGATCTCGACCCCACCGCCGCCCGCGCCCACCTCGCCGGCCACCGATCCCACCTGCGCCACGCCCTCAGTTCGAGACCCACAGCATGA
- a CDS encoding histidine triad nucleotide-binding protein produces the protein MTPKQGVSGKPPYDDNNIFAKILRGDIPCRKVYEDEFALAFHDINPQAPHHILVIPKGRYVAFADFAATAPEAEITGFIRAIGHVAHMLGFEDTGYRLLANMGPDSHQEVPHLHVHLFAGRPLGPMLVT, from the coding sequence ATGACCCCGAAACAAGGCGTCAGCGGCAAACCGCCCTATGACGATAACAACATCTTCGCCAAAATCCTGCGCGGCGACATCCCCTGCCGCAAGGTCTACGAGGACGAATTCGCCCTCGCCTTTCACGACATCAACCCCCAGGCGCCGCATCACATCCTGGTCATCCCCAAAGGCCGCTACGTCGCCTTCGCGGATTTCGCCGCGACCGCCCCGGAGGCCGAAATCACCGGCTTCATCCGCGCGATCGGCCATGTCGCGCACATGCTCGGCTTCGAGGATACCGGCTACCGCCTGCTCGCCAATATGGGGCCGGACAGTCATCAGGAAGTCCCGCATCTGCACGTCCACCTGTTCGCCGGCCGTCCCCTGGGCCCGATGCTCGTCACCTGA
- a CDS encoding phosphoribosyl-ATP diphosphatase: MAKKPTKSTGKTAAKPKAKTAKAKPAKARTVGTKPVKTARKPKLAAILPVPPLDPAAPDAKVLDRLWSTIVARQAADPLVSHSARLLSRGINKVAQKFGEESVECLIEAVAGNREALIAESADVLYHLLVMWVACSLRPEDVWTELKRREAISGIAEKNARPVLLSIAETRKIP; encoded by the coding sequence ATGGCAAAAAAACCGACCAAATCAACGGGCAAGACGGCGGCAAAACCAAAGGCCAAAACCGCGAAAGCCAAGCCCGCGAAAGCCAGAACGGTCGGCACCAAACCGGTCAAGACCGCGCGCAAGCCGAAACTCGCCGCCATCCTGCCGGTCCCGCCGCTCGATCCCGCCGCCCCCGATGCCAAGGTGCTGGACCGGCTGTGGTCCACCATCGTGGCGCGCCAGGCCGCCGATCCGCTGGTCAGCCATTCCGCCCGGCTGCTCTCGCGCGGCATCAACAAGGTCGCCCAGAAATTCGGCGAGGAGTCGGTCGAATGCCTGATCGAGGCGGTCGCCGGCAACCGCGAGGCACTGATCGCGGAAAGTGCCGATGTGCTCTATCATCTTCTGGTCATGTGGGTCGCGTGCAGCCTGCGCCCCGAAGATGTCTGGACCGAACTCAAACGCCGCGAGGCGATTTCCGGCATCGCCGAGAAAAACGCCCGCCCCGTCCTGCTCTCGATCGCTGAAACCAGGAAAATCCCATGA
- the hisF gene encoding imidazole glycerol phosphate synthase subunit HisF produces MLKLRVIPCLDVKDGRVVKGVNFVSLRDAGDPVEQAAIYDAAGADELTFLDITASHENRDTIIDVVGRTAAKVFLPLTVGGGIRSTEDMRRLLLAGADKCSINSAAIARPDFINEAAHKFGSQCVVVAVDARRTGDGWAIFTHGGRNPTGIDAVEWCAEMQARGAGEILLTSMDRDGTGTGFDLDLLKTVAARITIPIVASGGVGTLAHFAEGAAAGATGLLAASVFHFGQFTIAEVKSSLAEAGLPVRPLPTPR; encoded by the coding sequence ATGCTGAAGCTGCGGGTGATCCCCTGTCTCGACGTCAAGGATGGCCGCGTGGTCAAGGGCGTCAATTTCGTCTCCCTGCGGGATGCGGGCGATCCGGTCGAACAGGCCGCGATCTACGATGCCGCCGGGGCCGATGAACTCACCTTTCTCGACATCACCGCCAGTCACGAAAACCGCGACACCATCATCGACGTGGTCGGCCGCACCGCCGCGAAAGTGTTCCTGCCCCTCACCGTCGGCGGCGGCATCCGCAGCACCGAGGACATGCGGCGGCTCCTGCTCGCCGGGGCGGATAAATGCAGCATCAATTCGGCTGCCATCGCGCGCCCCGATTTCATCAACGAGGCCGCACATAAATTCGGCAGCCAGTGCGTGGTCGTCGCGGTCGATGCCCGCCGTACCGGCGATGGCTGGGCGATCTTCACCCATGGCGGCCGTAACCCGACCGGGATCGACGCGGTGGAATGGTGCGCCGAAATGCAGGCTCGCGGTGCCGGCGAAATCCTGCTGACCTCGATGGACCGGGACGGCACCGGAACCGGCTTCGATCTCGATTTATTGAAGACGGTGGCAGCGCGGATCACCATCCCGATCGTCGCATCCGGCGGGGTTGGCACCCTCGCCCATTTCGCCGAAGGCGCCGCCGCCGGGGCCACCGGTCTGCTCGCCGCCAGCGTGTTCCATTTCGGCCAGTTCACCATCGCCGAAGTGAAATCGAGCCTTGCCGAAGCCGGACTGCCGGTGCGCCCCCTGCCGACCCCGCGTTAG
- the hisA gene encoding 1-(5-phosphoribosyl)-5-[(5-phosphoribosylamino)methylideneamino]imidazole-4-carboxamide isomerase, which yields MALTLYPAIDLKDGACVRLRRGAMDQATIYADDPASQARAFQQAGFEALHVVDLNGAFAGHGVNQAAVRAISEAVSLPIQLGGGIRDMAGIEAWFDLGIARIILGSVAVKNPQLVRTAAAAFPGRIIVGIDASDGMVATEGWAEISTISATDLAVRLEDAGICAIIHTDIARDGMLAGLNLEATEALARSVTIPVIASGGVAGLADIIALREAASRTPNLAGTIIGRALYDGRIDAAAALAAARAC from the coding sequence ATGGCCCTCACACTCTACCCGGCGATCGATTTGAAGGATGGCGCCTGCGTCCGGCTCCGGCGCGGCGCGATGGATCAGGCGACGATCTACGCCGATGATCCCGCATCCCAGGCCCGGGCCTTCCAGCAGGCCGGGTTCGAGGCGCTGCACGTGGTCGATCTCAACGGCGCCTTCGCCGGCCACGGCGTCAACCAGGCGGCGGTCCGCGCGATCAGCGAGGCGGTTTCGCTCCCGATCCAGCTCGGCGGCGGCATCCGCGACATGGCCGGGATCGAGGCGTGGTTCGATCTCGGCATCGCCCGCATCATCCTCGGCAGCGTCGCGGTCAAAAACCCCCAACTCGTCCGCACCGCCGCCGCCGCCTTCCCCGGCCGGATCATCGTCGGCATCGACGCGTCGGACGGCATGGTGGCGACCGAAGGCTGGGCCGAGATTTCCACCATCAGCGCAACCGACCTCGCCGTGCGGCTGGAGGATGCCGGGATCTGCGCGATCATCCACACCGATATCGCGCGCGACGGCATGCTCGCCGGCCTCAACCTCGAAGCGACCGAAGCGCTGGCACGAAGCGTCACCATCCCGGTGATCGCCTCCGGCGGTGTGGCGGGCCTCGCGGACATCATCGCCCTGCGCGAGGCAGCGTCGCGCACGCCCAACCTTGCCGGCACCATCATCGGCCGCGCCCTGTACGATGGCCGTATCGATGCCGCCGCCGCCCTCGCGGCGGCACGCGCATGCTGA
- a CDS encoding GNAT family N-acetyltransferase, with amino-acid sequence MNTAPIRDLPPPETLAVDRLTVIGDDDMQALCEAADAAIIDGGGFGWIKPPGRAALEQYFRGVVMVPERELFVGRMDGTIYGAAQLVRPPRNNEAQAFGATLALNFVAPYARGHGLARLIVHRLEDRARALGYQVLNLDVRETQTAAIALYEAAGFLRWGTHPAYARTEGRTVAGYFYYKMLRAQ; translated from the coding sequence ATGAACACCGCCCCGATCCGCGATCTGCCCCCCCCCGAAACCCTCGCGGTCGACCGGCTCACCGTGATCGGCGATGACGACATGCAGGCGCTCTGCGAAGCCGCCGATGCCGCGATCATCGATGGCGGCGGCTTCGGCTGGATCAAGCCGCCGGGCCGCGCCGCGCTCGAACAATATTTCCGTGGCGTGGTCATGGTCCCCGAACGGGAATTGTTCGTGGGCCGGATGGACGGCACGATCTACGGCGCGGCCCAGCTCGTCCGCCCGCCGCGCAACAACGAGGCCCAGGCCTTCGGCGCCACCCTCGCGCTCAATTTCGTCGCCCCCTATGCGCGCGGTCACGGCCTCGCCCGGCTGATCGTCCACCGCCTCGAAGATCGCGCCCGCGCCCTCGGCTATCAGGTCCTCAACCTCGACGTCCGCGAAACCCAGACCGCCGCCATCGCCCTCTACGAAGCCGCCGGGTTCCTCCGCTGGGGCACCCATCCCGCCTATGCCCGCACCGAGGGCCGGACCGTCGCCGGCTATTTCTATTACAAGATGCTGCGGGCCCAGTGA
- the hisH gene encoding imidazole glycerol phosphate synthase subunit HisH has protein sequence MRIAVIDYGSGNLASAARGLELAATRLGIAAIVAITDRPDEIAAADRIVLPGQGAFADCAAGLAARPGLADSMHRRVDAGAPFLGICVGMQLMAARGLEHRITPGFGWIAGDIAPMRAEGLRLPHMGWNELHFTPGAHPLLDGLNPGDHAYFVHSYALDRIASPPVIATTDYGGPVAAMVATGNRAGTQFHVEKSQEVGLTILGNFLRWSPA, from the coding sequence GTGAGAATTGCGGTAATCGACTATGGCAGCGGCAACCTCGCCTCCGCCGCGCGCGGTCTCGAACTCGCGGCCACCCGCCTCGGCATCGCCGCCATTGTCGCCATCACCGACCGCCCGGACGAAATCGCCGCCGCCGACCGCATCGTCCTGCCCGGCCAGGGTGCCTTCGCCGATTGCGCCGCCGGCCTCGCCGCCCGCCCCGGCCTTGCCGATTCCATGCACCGCCGGGTCGATGCCGGCGCGCCGTTCCTCGGCATCTGCGTCGGCATGCAACTGATGGCCGCGCGCGGCCTCGAACACCGGATCACCCCCGGTTTCGGCTGGATCGCCGGTGATATCGCACCGATGCGCGCCGAAGGTCTGCGCCTGCCGCACATGGGCTGGAACGAACTCCACTTCACCCCGGGCGCCCACCCGCTGCTCGACGGGCTCAACCCCGGCGATCACGCCTATTTCGTCCATTCCTACGCGCTCGACCGCATCGCCTCACCACCGGTGATCGCCACCACCGACTATGGCGGCCCGGTGGCGGCGATGGTCGCGACCGGCAACCGCGCCGGCACCCAGTTTCACGTCGAAAAGAGCCAGGAGGTCGGATTGACGATACTCGGTAATTTCCTGCGCTGGAGCCCGGCATGA
- the hisB gene encoding imidazoleglycerol-phosphate dehydratase HisB, with product MNRTATLTRKTSETAIELLLDLDGSGRTEIATGIGFFDHMLTALGRHAMFDLDISAEGDLHIDAHHTVEDVGIVLGQAIREAIGDKRGITRFGHAVIPMDEALCEAAIDLSGRGYLGFEVPFERPMLGDMDTQLVQEFFQSLAANGQFALHIRLRAGHNAHHVAEAAFKSVARALRMAVAPDPRAAGAIPSTKGVL from the coding sequence ATGAATCGCACCGCCACGCTGACCCGCAAAACCTCGGAAACCGCAATCGAGCTCCTGCTCGATCTCGACGGGTCCGGCCGCACCGAAATCGCCACCGGAATCGGCTTCTTCGACCACATGCTGACCGCTTTGGGCCGCCACGCGATGTTCGACCTCGACATTTCGGCGGAAGGCGATCTGCACATCGATGCCCATCACACCGTGGAGGATGTCGGCATCGTGCTCGGCCAGGCGATCCGCGAGGCGATCGGCGACAAACGCGGCATCACCCGCTTCGGCCATGCGGTGATCCCGATGGACGAAGCCCTGTGCGAAGCCGCGATCGACCTCTCGGGCCGGGGCTATCTCGGCTTCGAGGTGCCCTTCGAACGCCCGATGCTCGGTGACATGGACACCCAACTCGTCCAGGAATTCTTCCAATCCCTTGCCGCCAACGGCCAGTTCGCTCTGCACATCCGCCTGCGCGCCGGGCACAACGCCCATCACGTCGCCGAAGCCGCGTTCAAATCGGTCGCCCGCGCCCTGCGCATGGCGGTCGCACCCGACCCCCGCGCGGCGGGCGCGATCCCCTCGACCAAAGGCGTGCTGTGA
- a CDS encoding valine--tRNA ligase, with translation MLDKNFDPTAFEARLYDTWEGEGAFAADPARNAKPFTIMIPPPNVTGRLHVGHALTMTLQDVLIRFQRMNGRDALWQPGTDHAGIATQLMVERDLQSEGSSRKEIGREAFLERVWRWKEEQGGAITKQLRRLGASPDWSRERFTMDEGLTRAVRTIFVRLFNDGLIYRAKRLVNWDPAFGSAISDLEVEMREVKGHLWHLRYPVEGSDEVIIVATTRPETMLGDTAVAVHPGDERYAALVGRTVIQPITGRRFPIIADEYSDPEKGTGAVKITPAHDFNDFAVGQRHGLATPSIFDRAARVTLAEVRDGANPPDPMFFQSLEGLDRFAARQEIVAHLDAIGALEKVEPHTHTVPQAERGDTVIEPLLTEQWFCNAEVLAKPAIAAVEEGRIEFVPKQWENTYFAWMRNIQPWCISRQLWWGHRIPAWYGPEGMIFVAESEAEAHRDAEEHFGHKVELRQDEDVLDTWFSSALWPFSTLGWPESTPELAKYYPGDVLVTGFDIIFFWVARMVMMGLYVMGEVPFRTVMMNGLVRDERGQKMSKTKGNVVDPITLIEDYGADALRYTVSAQSGAGRSIKLGPTVVAANRSFITKIWNAARFCEMNACQPDPAFRPEAARLALSRWILDAANRAVIEATGALEAYRVAEYAQVCYRFTWGDFCDWFLELAKPGLAGEDADAVERRAVAAHVLGVLLRLLHPMIPFVTEALWDELGYGAVGSLIREPWPEREVVSEAAAARDEVSWVIAAISEIRAVRSEMNVPAATRIPILIRDASEETLARAGRWREEIARLARISSLEALQGDMPHGAAQAILGEATLILPLADIIDLAAERKRLASTRAKTASDAEKIARKLENQDFVSKAPEDIIVENRDRLEAAHAELARLDAALSRIG, from the coding sequence ATGCTGGACAAGAATTTCGACCCGACTGCTTTCGAAGCACGGCTTTACGACACCTGGGAAGGCGAGGGCGCTTTTGCGGCCGATCCGGCGCGCAATGCGAAGCCGTTCACGATCATGATCCCGCCGCCCAATGTGACCGGGCGGCTGCATGTGGGTCATGCGCTGACCATGACGCTGCAGGACGTGCTGATCCGGTTTCAGCGGATGAACGGGCGCGATGCGCTGTGGCAGCCCGGCACCGATCATGCCGGGATCGCGACGCAACTGATGGTCGAGCGCGATTTGCAGAGCGAGGGCAGCAGCCGCAAGGAGATCGGGCGCGAGGCGTTTCTCGAACGGGTCTGGCGCTGGAAAGAGGAGCAGGGCGGGGCGATCACGAAGCAGTTGCGCCGGCTGGGGGCCTCGCCCGACTGGTCGCGCGAGCGGTTCACCATGGACGAGGGATTGACCCGTGCGGTGCGGACGATTTTCGTCCGGCTGTTCAATGACGGGCTCATCTACCGGGCCAAGCGGCTGGTGAACTGGGACCCGGCGTTCGGCTCGGCGATTTCGGACCTCGAAGTCGAGATGCGCGAGGTCAAGGGGCATTTGTGGCATCTGCGCTATCCGGTCGAGGGTAGCGACGAGGTGATCATTGTGGCGACCACGCGGCCCGAGACCATGCTGGGGGATACGGCCGTGGCGGTGCATCCGGGCGATGAGCGCTATGCCGCGCTGGTCGGGCGGACCGTGATCCAGCCGATCACCGGGCGGCGGTTTCCGATCATTGCCGATGAGTATTCCGACCCGGAAAAAGGCACCGGGGCGGTGAAGATCACGCCGGCGCATGATTTCAACGATTTCGCGGTGGGGCAGCGGCATGGGCTGGCGACACCCTCGATTTTCGATCGGGCGGCGCGGGTGACGCTGGCCGAGGTGCGCGACGGGGCGAACCCGCCCGATCCGATGTTTTTCCAGAGTCTGGAAGGGCTCGACCGGTTTGCGGCGCGGCAGGAGATCGTGGCGCATCTCGATGCGATCGGAGCGCTGGAGAAGGTCGAGCCGCATACCCACACCGTGCCGCAGGCGGAACGGGGCGATACCGTGATCGAGCCGCTGCTGACCGAGCAGTGGTTCTGCAATGCCGAGGTGCTGGCCAAACCGGCGATCGCCGCGGTGGAGGAGGGCCGGATCGAATTCGTACCCAAGCAGTGGGAGAACACGTATTTCGCCTGGATGCGGAATATCCAGCCCTGGTGCATTTCGCGGCAGTTATGGTGGGGGCATCGGATTCCGGCGTGGTACGGGCCGGAGGGGATGATTTTCGTGGCCGAGTCCGAGGCCGAGGCGCATCGCGATGCCGAGGAGCATTTCGGCCACAAGGTTGAGTTGCGGCAGGACGAGGACGTGCTGGATACCTGGTTCAGCTCGGCTCTGTGGCCGTTCTCGACGCTGGGGTGGCCGGAATCGACGCCGGAACTTGCGAAATACTATCCGGGGGATGTGCTGGTCACCGGGTTCGACATCATTTTCTTCTGGGTCGCCCGGATGGTGATGATGGGGCTGTACGTGATGGGCGAGGTGCCGTTCCGCACCGTGATGATGAACGGGCTGGTGCGCGACGAGCGCGGCCAGAAAATGAGCAAGACCAAGGGCAATGTGGTCGATCCGATCACGCTGATCGAGGATTATGGCGCCGATGCGCTGCGCTATACCGTGAGTGCACAGAGCGGGGCGGGGCGGTCGATCAAGCTGGGGCCGACCGTGGTGGCGGCGAACCGGAGTTTCATTACCAAGATCTGGAATGCGGCGCGGTTCTGCGAGATGAATGCGTGCCAGCCCGATCCGGCGTTTCGGCCCGAGGCGGCGCGGCTGGCCTTGTCGCGCTGGATTCTGGATGCGGCCAACCGGGCGGTGATCGAGGCGACGGGGGCGCTGGAGGCGTATCGGGTCGCGGAGTATGCGCAGGTTTGTTACCGGTTCACCTGGGGTGATTTCTGCGACTGGTTCCTCGAACTGGCCAAGCCGGGGCTTGCGGGCGAGGATGCCGACGCTGTGGAACGCAGGGCGGTCGCGGCGCATGTGCTCGGGGTGTTGCTGCGGTTGCTGCATCCGATGATCCCGTTCGTGACCGAAGCATTGTGGGATGAGTTGGGGTATGGCGCGGTGGGGTCGTTGATCCGGGAACCGTGGCCGGAGCGCGAGGTGGTGAGCGAGGCGGCGGCGGCGCGGGACGAGGTTTCGTGGGTGATTGCCGCGATTTCGGAAATCCGGGCGGTGCGCAGCGAGATGAACGTGCCGGCGGCGACGCGGATTCCGATTTTGATCCGCGATGCTTCGGAGGAGACGCTGGCGCGGGCGGGGCGGTGGCGCGAGGAGATTGCGCGGTTGGCCCGGATTTCCAGCCTGGAGGCATTGCAGGGTGACATGCCGCATGGGGCGGCGCAGGCGATTCTGGGCGAGGCGACGCTGATTCTGCCGCTGGCCGATATCATCGATCTGGCGGCGGAGCGGAAGCGGCTTGCGAGCACGCGGGCGAAGACGGCGAGCGATGCCGAGAAGATTGCGCGCAAGCTGGAGAATCAGGATTTCGTCAGCAAGGCGCCGGAAGATATCATTGTGGAGAACCGGGACCGGCTGGAAGCGGCGCATGCGGAACTGGCCCGGTTGGACGCCGCGCTATCTAGAATAGGTTAG
- a CDS encoding ester cyclase, with the protein MADHNLEALWEEHCRHEFETRDVDATMATMVAEPYVNHIPTMTGGVGHDQLKRFYKYHFIGGNPPDTRMIPVSRTIGPDRIVDEMIFSFTHTSAIDWMLPGIPPTGRTVEIPLVAIIHFRDGKLAHEHIYWDQASVLVQLGLLDPTGLPVAGAETARKVLDTSLPSNTLMAETWHRSAGKPI; encoded by the coding sequence ATGGCCGACCATAACCTCGAAGCCCTGTGGGAAGAGCACTGCCGCCACGAATTCGAGACCCGCGATGTCGATGCCACGATGGCGACCATGGTGGCCGAGCCCTACGTCAACCACATCCCGACCATGACCGGCGGGGTCGGCCACGACCAGCTCAAGCGCTTCTACAAATACCATTTCATCGGCGGCAACCCGCCCGATACCCGCATGATCCCGGTCAGCCGCACCATCGGCCCCGACCGGATCGTCGATGAAATGATCTTCAGCTTCACCCACACCTCGGCGATCGACTGGATGCTCCCCGGCATCCCGCCCACCGGGCGCACCGTCGAAATCCCCCTGGTCGCAATCATCCATTTCCGCGACGGCAAACTCGCCCACGAGCACATCTACTGGGATCAGGCCTCCGTCCTGGTCCAGCTCGGCCTGCTCGACCCCACCGGCCTCCCGGTCGCCGGCGCCGAAACCGCCCGAAAAGTCCTCGACACGTCCCTGCCGAGCAACACGCTCATGGCCGAAACTTGGCACCGCAGCGCCGGCAAACCGATCTGA
- a CDS encoding secondary thiamine-phosphate synthase enzyme YjbQ, translating into MKQALHQLTIATTGKGLTDLTRPIIEWTATQGIATGLLTVWCRHTSASLTVQENADPTVRADILRFFEALVPEATGRYAHEDEGPDDMPAHLRTMLTQTQISIPVAAGRPVFGTWQALYLFEHRRHPNRREIVLHLFGA; encoded by the coding sequence ATGAAACAGGCCCTGCACCAACTGACCATCGCGACCACGGGCAAAGGCCTGACCGACCTCACCCGCCCGATCATCGAGTGGACCGCAACCCAGGGCATCGCAACCGGCCTCCTGACGGTCTGGTGCCGTCACACCTCGGCCTCGCTCACGGTGCAGGAAAACGCCGATCCCACCGTCCGCGCCGATATCCTGCGTTTCTTCGAGGCACTCGTGCCCGAAGCCACCGGCCGCTACGCCCATGAGGACGAAGGCCCCGACGACATGCCCGCCCATCTCCGCACGATGCTGACGCAAACCCAGATCAGCATCCCGGTCGCAGCCGGCCGCCCGGTTTTCGGCACATGGCAGGCGCTCTATCTGTTCGAACACCGCCGCCACCCCAACCGGCGCGAAATCGTCTTGCATTTATTCGGCGCGTGA